One genomic segment of Adhaeribacter pallidiroseus includes these proteins:
- a CDS encoding response regulator encodes MLLDLNMPVMDGFEFLDELQTSADLSSADIKIVLLVVSDITWIWSGLIITR; translated from the coding sequence ATTCTACTGGACCTGAATATGCCCGTTATGGATGGTTTTGAATTTCTAGACGAACTTCAAACATCGGCCGATTTAAGTAGTGCGGATATCAAGATCGTATTGTTAGTAGTTTCAGACATCACATGGATCTGGTCCGGGCTAATAATTACCCGGTAA
- a CDS encoding ATP-binding protein, whose translation MDYNLHVRFELVDRSFVNIVKRDITKLASSFGLSEVEIGKVNIVIAEMASNLIKHTPKGGRFWPNR comes from the coding sequence ATGGATTATAACTTGCACGTGCGGTTTGAATTGGTAGATCGAAGTTTTGTAAATATCGTAAAAAGGGATATTACTAAACTGGCTAGCAGTTTTGGGCTTTCGGAAGTAGAAATCGGCAAAGTTAATATTGTCATTGCCGAAATGGCCAGTAACTTGATTAAGCATACGCCAAAGGGGGGGAGATTCTGGCCAAACCGATAA
- a CDS encoding SpoIIE family protein phosphatase encodes MSDPKRMLEDGTSTYGSRGEGLGAIKRVADEFDLYSRRESGTVLLARLYKKGQKPKASQRSKFDFHAVMVAKPGESECGDGWTMVQQNGVCQILAVDGLGHGENAHIAASAAVASFQKQTPSPPGMLLRKIHSDMLKTRGAVMNVASIDLKSNTLTYCGVGNIAGRVLASDGAKSVMSYNGIVGHNLPNTINDHQIVWNNTQILILHSDGLKSRWDLTKYPDLLQHDTSIIAAVIYKEFTRKTDDTLVLVGRTRP; translated from the coding sequence ATGTCGGATCCCAAGCGAATGCTGGAGGATGGCACTTCTACTTATGGTTCCCGGGGAGAAGGCTTAGGCGCGATTAAACGCGTAGCCGACGAATTTGATCTTTACTCTCGCCGGGAGTCGGGGACGGTGCTTTTGGCCCGTTTGTATAAGAAAGGTCAGAAACCCAAAGCGAGTCAACGCAGTAAATTTGACTTCCACGCGGTCATGGTAGCCAAACCGGGTGAATCCGAATGCGGTGATGGCTGGACCATGGTGCAACAAAACGGGGTTTGTCAAATTCTAGCGGTTGATGGTTTAGGTCATGGGGAGAATGCGCACATCGCTGCTAGTGCCGCCGTAGCTTCTTTTCAAAAGCAAACGCCCTCTCCTCCCGGTATGCTGCTTCGGAAAATACACAGCGATATGCTCAAAACCCGGGGCGCAGTGATGAACGTTGCCAGTATTGACCTGAAAAGTAATACGCTCACTTATTGCGGAGTAGGTAATATCGCGGGCCGAGTCTTGGCGTCGGATGGAGCAAAAAGTGTGATGTCTTACAATGGCATCGTGGGGCATAATCTGCCTAATACCATTAATGATCATCAAATAGTCTGGAACAATACGCAGATTTTGATCTTGCATTCCGATGGTTTAAAAAGCCGGTGGGATTTGACCAAATACCCGGACTTGCTGCAACACGATACCAGCATCATTGCGGCGGTAATTTATAAAGAATTTACCCGAAAAACGGATGACACCTTAGTGCTGGTGGGCCGAACCCGTCCCTAA
- a CDS encoding ATP-binding protein: MKMKKEVIKIKIENELDVVLAYKRSMQLAGFCGLPMAGQTKFATAVSEICRNVLEHVGHGQIGFNLIENKGRLFLEALISDRGRGIANVEELLANHYRPYSSKGWVSIILRNW, translated from the coding sequence ATGAAAATGAAAAAGGAAGTTATTAAAATAAAGATAGAAAACGAGCTAGACGTGGTTTTAGCCTACAAACGATCCATGCAATTAGCGGGATTTTGTGGCTTACCGATGGCTGGGCAGACGAAATTTGCTACTGCTGTATCGGAAATTTGCCGCAATGTATTAGAACACGTGGGTCACGGTCAGATTGGGTTTAACCTTATAGAAAATAAAGGACGATTATTTTTAGAGGCGTTGATCAGTGATCGGGGCCGGGGCATTGCCAACGTCGAAGAATTGTTAGCGAACCATTACCGGCCATACTCTAGTAAAGGCTGGGTATCTATAATTCTAAGAAACTGGTAG
- a CDS encoding sensor histidine kinase produces MKLHKAIPHNHPPINNAIIQGWIQHFASEASVSPYVEIKNQNMQLLELLDQLRLKNMEVEHQLTEIQNLNTQLQASNHEITQLLQERNLANEQLTAINQELDKFAYIISHDLKSPLFNILSLTSIISEDLEENNFTNVKKSIGMVLGQAKTMDKFITDVLAYSSMGRHTINKNRVDLGELLPQIISFLNGPAHIKIEVTENLPVLFTEEIYLQQIFTNLLSNAIKYNDKPDGLIQVSCQRVDSFLQISVADNGQGIPLEDQNRIFEAYQTGSRHRNSSTGLGLSIVNRIMQLKGTAIWVESTGRNGTVFHFTWPIAELVLS; encoded by the coding sequence GTGAAGCTGCATAAAGCCATCCCTCATAACCATCCGCCCATCAATAATGCTATCATACAAGGCTGGATTCAACATTTTGCCAGCGAAGCAAGCGTTTCTCCCTACGTAGAGATAAAAAATCAAAACATGCAGCTGCTAGAACTACTCGACCAGCTACGATTAAAGAATATGGAAGTGGAGCATCAGTTAACCGAAATTCAAAATTTAAATACGCAGTTACAAGCTTCTAATCACGAGATAACCCAACTATTACAGGAACGAAATTTAGCTAACGAGCAACTTACGGCTATTAATCAAGAGCTTGATAAATTTGCTTACATCATCTCGCATGATTTAAAATCTCCCTTATTTAATATTTTATCCTTAACGAGTATTATAAGCGAGGATTTAGAGGAAAATAACTTTACAAATGTAAAGAAGTCCATCGGGATGGTACTGGGCCAAGCCAAAACCATGGATAAATTTATTACGGATGTATTAGCTTATTCCAGCATGGGACGGCATACCATTAATAAAAATAGAGTAGATTTAGGAGAGTTGTTACCGCAAATTATTAGCTTTTTAAACGGGCCAGCTCACATTAAAATCGAAGTAACTGAAAACTTACCCGTTCTGTTTACCGAAGAAATTTACCTGCAACAGATTTTTACCAACTTACTTAGTAATGCCATTAAGTACAATGACAAACCGGACGGGTTGATTCAAGTAAGCTGCCAGCGGGTAGATTCCTTTCTGCAAATATCTGTTGCTGATAATGGGCAAGGCATTCCTTTGGAGGATCAAAATAGGATCTTTGAAGCTTACCAAACAGGTAGCCGGCACCGCAATTCCAGCACCGGATTAGGGTTGTCTATTGTTAATAGAATTATGCAGTTAAAGGGCACCGCTATTTGGGTCGAATCAACGGGTAGGAATGGCACCGTTTTTCATTTTACTTGGCCGATTGCAGAACTGGTTTTATCCTGA
- a CDS encoding recombinase family protein, translated as MTKIGYARVSTLDQNLDLQLDALKSEGCKQIFTDKISGVKASKPQFEKLLDYARPGDTIVVWKLDRLGRNTVQLIQLVEELKKREVNLKSLSEAIDTTTAMGNLFFQFMCILAEHERNIIRERTQAGLNSARARGRTGGRPSGLNERYKRIAPEVKEVYEKNNRSTEEIRSMFHIKSQPTLYKILEFAGVDVKGFVKKRKSQ; from the coding sequence ATGACCAAGATTGGCTATGCCCGGGTTTCCACCCTTGACCAAAACTTAGACTTACAACTTGACGCATTAAAGAGCGAAGGCTGCAAACAAATATTCACCGATAAAATCTCGGGTGTGAAAGCCAGCAAGCCACAATTTGAAAAGCTGCTCGACTATGCCCGACCGGGGGATACGATAGTAGTTTGGAAGCTGGATCGTTTGGGACGAAATACTGTGCAACTAATACAATTAGTTGAAGAGCTGAAGAAAAGAGAAGTAAATCTAAAATCCTTGAGCGAAGCCATTGATACAACCACTGCTATGGGTAATTTGTTCTTTCAATTTATGTGCATTCTAGCAGAACATGAACGCAACATCATTAGGGAAAGAACCCAAGCTGGTTTAAACTCCGCTCGGGCACGAGGAAGAACAGGAGGGAGGCCTTCAGGTTTAAACGAACGTTATAAAAGAATAGCACCAGAAGTGAAAGAAGTGTACGAGAAGAATAATAGGAGTACCGAGGAAATTCGTAGCATGTTCCATATTAAAAGCCAACCTACACTTTATAAAATATTAGAATTTGCAGGTGTGGATGTAAAGGGATTTGTAAAAAAGAGAAAAAGTCAATAA
- a CDS encoding argonaute/piwi family protein translates to MNIANERLQYSNKESLLNEFNNFINGVLTNESYADYFALVILPFSKESADLSDNKLYYLIKEKLLKKSIASQSIDSTKINGANFHYHLPNISVAILAKVGGIPWKLKRKPYNELVVGFNEEYFEENLVLGTAVYFDNSGKLRHVKSFNGNNRNDLIIALKNSIQNFLEANQNNPPDRLVIHYYKPPRKEDVDRIDKLIRDEFRFNLPFALIEVNDTKVSTDICFDVKFNYGMPISGTFVRLRKTSNEYLLFNNQRYWKNPLKPISAEEYPIKVKLYNTETGGFSHKELLSQVYEFSRLYWKGLKQKSQPVTTQYSKMIAEFAVHFENGRIPENRISQKTAWFI, encoded by the coding sequence GTGAACATTGCTAATGAAAGATTGCAATATTCAAACAAAGAATCTTTATTAAATGAATTCAATAATTTTATAAATGGCGTACTGACAAATGAATCATATGCGGATTACTTTGCATTGGTAATTTTACCTTTCTCAAAAGAATCTGCAGATTTATCAGATAACAAATTATATTATTTAATAAAAGAAAAACTTTTAAAAAAAAGTATTGCTTCGCAATCAATAGATAGTACAAAAATAAACGGAGCAAATTTTCATTATCATCTTCCTAATATTTCTGTTGCCATTTTAGCTAAAGTTGGTGGCATACCTTGGAAACTTAAAAGAAAACCATATAATGAATTAGTTGTTGGTTTTAATGAAGAATATTTTGAAGAAAATCTTGTTCTAGGAACTGCTGTCTATTTTGATAATAGTGGAAAGCTTAGGCATGTTAAATCCTTTAATGGCAATAATAGAAATGACTTAATAATTGCTTTAAAGAACTCGATTCAAAATTTTTTAGAAGCTAACCAAAATAATCCTCCGGATCGACTAGTCATACATTACTATAAACCACCTCGCAAAGAAGATGTAGATAGGATTGATAAGTTGATTAGAGATGAATTCAGGTTTAATCTTCCTTTTGCATTGATAGAAGTAAATGATACAAAAGTAAGTACAGATATATGTTTTGATGTAAAGTTTAATTACGGGATGCCCATTAGTGGAACTTTTGTTAGATTAAGAAAAACTAGTAACGAGTATCTGTTATTCAATAATCAAAGATACTGGAAAAATCCACTTAAACCAATTAGTGCAGAGGAGTATCCTATCAAAGTTAAATTGTATAATACTGAAACTGGGGGTTTTAGCCATAAAGAGCTACTGAGTCAAGTTTATGAGTTTTCTAGATTGTATTGGAAAGGACTTAAACAAAAAAGTCAACCTGTGACAACTCAGTATTCAAAGATGATTGCTGAGTTTGCAGTACATTTTGAAAATGGTAGGATTCCTGAAAACCGAATTTCACAAAAAACAGCTTGGTTTATTTAA